Proteins from one Palaemon carinicauda isolate YSFRI2023 chromosome 26, ASM3689809v2, whole genome shotgun sequence genomic window:
- the LOC137620058 gene encoding balbiani ring protein 3-like — protein MRNYDFVFCACDCIKQKWDFTKWNYDFTFCACDCTKQNCDFTKGNCDFVFCACDCTTQNCDFTKWNYDFVFSAIDCTKQKRDFTMWNYDFVFCACDCIKQKWDFTKWNYDFTFCACDCTKQNCDFTKGNCDFVFCACDCTKQNCDFTKCNYDFVFSAIDCTKQKRDFTMWNYDFVFCACDCTTQNCDFTKWNYDFVFCAIDCTKQKRDFTMWNYDFVFCACDCIKQKWNFTKWNYDFTFCACDCTKQNCDFTKGNCDFVLCACDCTKQNCDFTKWNYDFVFCAIGCTKQKFDFTKWNYDFVLYASDCT, from the coding sequence ATGCGGAACTATGATTTCGTCTTTTGTGCCTGTGATTGCATAAAGCAGAAATGGGATTTCACCAAGTGGAACTATGATTTCACCTTTTGTGCCTGTGATTGCACAAAGCAGAACTGTGATTTCACGAAGGGGAACTGTGATTTCGTCTTTTGTGCCTGTGATTGCACAACGCAGAACTGTGATTTCACCAAGTGGAACTATGATTTCGTCTTTTCTGCCATTGATTGCACAAAGCAGAAACGTGATTTCACCATGTGGAACTATGATTTCGTCTTTTGTGCCTGTGATTGCATAAAGCAGAAATGGGATTTCACCAAGTGGAACTATGATTTCACCTTTTGTGCCTGTGATTGCACAAAGCAGAACTGTGATTTCACGAAGGGGAACTGTGATTTCGTCTTTTGTGCCTGTGATTGCACAAAGCAGAACTGTGATTTCACCAAGTGTAACTATGATTTCGTCTTTTCTGCCATTGATTGCACAAAGCAGAAACGTGATTTCACCATGTGGAACTATGATTTCGTCTTTTGTGCCTGTGATTGCACAACGCAGAACTGTGATTTCACCAAGTGGAACTATGATTTCGTCTTTTGTGCCATTGATTGCACAAAGCAGAAACGTGATTTCACCATGTGGAACTATGATTTCGTCTTTTGTGCCTGTGATTGCATAAAGCAGAAATGGAATTTCACCAAGTGGAACTATGATTTCACCTTTTGTGCCTGTGATTGCACAAAGCAGAACTGTGATTTCACGAAGGGGAACTGTGATTTCGTCTTATGTGCCTGTGATTGCACAAAGCAGAACTGTGATTTCACCAAGTGGAACTATGATTTCGTCTTTTGTGCCATTGGTTGCACAAAGCAGAAATTTGATTTCACCAAGTGGAACTATGATTTCGTCTTATATGCCAGTGATTGCACCTAA